In Pocillopora verrucosa isolate sample1 chromosome 13, ASM3666991v2, whole genome shotgun sequence, one genomic interval encodes:
- the LOC131795042 gene encoding uncharacterized protein gives MASSLGLFLNQDDLDEANRLSKKIDYVHLEDYEKDMVRNILEFNWDSQHQMVSNLLHFPRIMPEDKRVKWILKGLREEKQSYYVLAAATGVAGLKLHGKDSEEIVELLKNISTSQNGMVALRAFMSLADYLKHPKDTPFVMKFMKKSKSNLRYNSLDWLIENVKDRKELLSLFEDESIPEDVRLEAVERVNNSTDSEAQDWANEDLHHFTFVPNLAEFEAMRTKEQTLSELFSELDLDKDGLIGAEELKDFCEDIGQDISLERAAKDIALVDSNKDGKIDKDEWIELMFPKFNVQ, from the exons ATGGCGAGTTCATTAG ggcTGTTTTTGAATCAGGATGACTTGGATGAAGCAAACCGATTGTCCAAGAAAATCGACTATGTTCACTTAGAAGACTATGAAAAGGATATGGTTCGGAATATTCTGGAGTTCAACTGGGACTCTCAACACCAAATGGTGTCGAATCTGCTGCACTTTCCCCGCATCATGCCTGAAGATAAGCGAGTCAAATGGATTTTAAAGGGATTAAGGGAAGAGAAACAGTCTTATTATGTTCTAGCAGCAGCTACCGGAGTTGCAGGTCTAAAGCTTCATGGCAAAGATTCAGAAGAAATCGTGGAGCTGCTGAAGAACATCTCGACTTCGCAGAACGGAATGGTAGCTCTTCGGGCGTTCATGTCACTTGCCGATTATTTGAAACACCCGAAAGATACCCCCTTTGTGATGAAATTCATGAAGAAATCCAAGTCGAATTTGAGATATAATTCGCTGGACTGGCTGATAGAAAATGTCAAAGATCGAAAGGAGCTGTTGTCCTTGTTCGAGGATGAATCCATCCCGGAAGATGTCAGACTTGAGGCCGTGGAACGAGTTAACAATTCAACGGATAGTGAGGCGCAAG ATTGGGCAAATGAAGATCTCCACCATTTCACATTCGTGCCAAACCTGGCAGAGTTTGAAGCCATGCGGACAAAGGAGCAGACACTCTCAGAGCTTTTTTCCGAGCTCGATCTGGATAAAGATGGTTTGATCGGTGCAGAAGAGCTGAAAGATTTCTGTGAAGACATTGGCCAGGACATCAGCTTGGAGAGAGCAGCAAAAGATATTGCGCTGGTAGACAGTAATAAAGATGGAAAAATTGACAAAGATGAGTGGATCGAACTAATGTTTCCAAAGTTTAATGTTCAATGA